A single Filimonas effusa DNA region contains:
- the bshB1 gene encoding bacillithiol biosynthesis deacetylase BshB1, whose translation MIKTDILAFGVHPDDVELGCSGTIIAAVAEGKKVAIVDLTQGELGTRGTIETRKTEAAAAAAIMGVAARENLQMADGFFQINEENIRKVIVSIRKYRPEIILCNALEDRHPDHGRSSKLVEEAAFLSGLRKIATTLDGVEQEAWRPKYVFHYIQDRYLKPDFVVDISAHMEQKIRAVQAYTTQFFSAQAAENEDTEPQTYISTPDFIHTVTGRALLLGKRIGVKYAEGYISKKMLGISSFDAFVQETT comes from the coding sequence ATGATAAAAACAGACATACTGGCTTTTGGTGTGCATCCTGATGATGTTGAGTTAGGATGTTCGGGCACCATTATAGCGGCCGTGGCAGAAGGAAAGAAAGTGGCGATCGTTGATCTTACGCAGGGAGAATTAGGAACACGCGGTACGATAGAGACGCGTAAAACAGAAGCTGCTGCTGCTGCTGCCATCATGGGTGTTGCTGCCCGTGAGAACCTGCAGATGGCTGATGGTTTCTTCCAGATCAATGAAGAAAATATCCGTAAAGTCATTGTTTCCATTCGTAAATACCGGCCTGAGATCATACTCTGCAATGCGTTGGAGGACCGTCATCCTGACCATGGAAGGAGTTCGAAGCTGGTAGAGGAAGCGGCGTTCCTTTCCGGGTTGCGCAAGATAGCAACTACACTTGACGGGGTTGAACAGGAGGCATGGCGTCCCAAATACGTTTTCCACTATATACAGGACCGGTATCTGAAGCCTGATTTTGTCGTGGATATTTCTGCCCATATGGAGCAGAAGATCCGGGCGGTGCAGGCTTATACCACGCAGTTTTTTTCGGCGCAGGCTGCTGAAAATGAAGATACTGAGCCTCAGACCTATATTTCCACGCCGGATTTCATTCATACCGTTACCGGCAGGGCATTATTGTTGGGTAAGAGAATAGGCGTGAAATATGCCGAAGGATATATATCGAAGAAAATGCTGGGGATCAGCAGTTTCGATGCATTTGTTCAGGAAACGACGTGA
- a CDS encoding DUF4294 domain-containing protein encodes MTRYKNTTLAGIITILVVAIYHPVSATAQNGQGPYDTIRVYGCIEANGDTIPCSYLPPVFVYTHLKGKWKKYHAEWTRLRNAVYVTYPYAAAASKVMNDINMRLEGVTEKSKRKAIIRSREKELKKEFSDKLTKLSVYQGKVLMKLINRQTGNNCYEIIEEYKGSFTATVYQTVAIVFGSNLKQSYDPSGKDRDIESIVHDVERMYGIRR; translated from the coding sequence ATGACCAGGTATAAAAATACAACTCTGGCTGGTATCATTACCATCCTGGTTGTGGCGATCTACCATCCCGTATCCGCCACTGCTCAGAATGGTCAAGGACCTTATGACACAATCCGTGTTTATGGCTGCATTGAAGCCAACGGTGATACTATTCCCTGTTCTTATCTGCCTCCTGTATTTGTTTACACGCATTTAAAGGGTAAATGGAAGAAGTACCATGCTGAATGGACGAGGTTACGTAATGCGGTATATGTAACGTATCCTTATGCTGCTGCGGCTTCGAAGGTGATGAACGATATCAATATGCGGCTGGAGGGTGTTACGGAGAAGTCGAAGCGGAAGGCGATCATCCGTTCGCGGGAGAAGGAGCTGAAGAAGGAGTTTTCGGACAAGCTTACCAAGTTATCGGTATACCAGGGGAAGGTGCTGATGAAGCTTATCAACCGGCAAACGGGCAACAACTGTTACGAGATCATAGAAGAATATAAAGGCAGTTTTACTGCAACCGTGTACCAGACGGTTGCGATCGTATTTGGCTCTAACCTCAAGCAGAGCTATGATCCTTCCGGCAAGGATCGTGATATTGAAAGTATTGTACATGATGTTGAACGTATGTACGGTATCAGAAGATAA
- a CDS encoding fatty acid desaturase family protein, with product MQTPKFAVVRPSFHVELKNRINEYFATTGKSTTGGSRLFSKALFLILALAYIYIQLVFFTPVLWVSLLLCVLMGLAVASIGFNVMHDGGHGSFSTSPAVNKVAAITAEVLGASHFMWNMKHNVIHHAYTNIDGIDDDIDAKPFLRMASTQKYYKMHRFQHVYFVALYAIFHLYWVLFSDYKKYFSGKIGDMAIKKMKPMDHVIFWGFKLVHYALFFIIPIAVLGFKSWIIGFSIVTVVTGFTLSIVFQLAHTVEHAEFPVPAEDGKLQDEWAVHQLKTTANFATGNKLISWYVGGLNFQVEHHLFPKISHIHYPEINKIVKQACKEYNVVYIEYPKMYHAVISHVSFLRQMGRA from the coding sequence ATGCAGACTCCAAAATTCGCAGTCGTAAGACCTTCTTTTCATGTTGAGCTGAAAAACAGGATCAACGAGTATTTTGCCACTACGGGCAAAAGCACTACCGGTGGCTCCAGATTGTTTTCGAAAGCGCTTTTCCTGATATTGGCGCTTGCGTACATTTACATTCAGCTGGTTTTCTTTACACCTGTGTTATGGGTGTCGTTATTGCTTTGCGTGTTAATGGGGCTGGCAGTAGCTTCTATCGGGTTTAATGTGATGCATGACGGCGGACATGGCAGTTTCAGCACTTCGCCGGCCGTCAACAAAGTTGCCGCTATCACTGCCGAAGTATTAGGTGCCAGTCATTTTATGTGGAATATGAAGCATAATGTGATCCACCATGCCTACACGAATATCGATGGTATCGATGATGATATTGACGCCAAACCTTTCCTGCGGATGGCTTCGACCCAGAAATATTACAAGATGCACCGTTTTCAGCATGTGTATTTTGTGGCGTTGTATGCTATCTTTCATTTGTACTGGGTGTTGTTCAGCGACTACAAGAAATACTTCTCCGGTAAGATCGGCGATATGGCCATCAAGAAGATGAAGCCTATGGACCATGTTATTTTCTGGGGTTTTAAACTGGTGCATTATGCGTTGTTCTTTATCATTCCTATTGCGGTATTAGGTTTCAAGAGCTGGATCATTGGTTTCTCTATCGTTACCGTGGTTACGGGCTTTACCTTAAGTATCGTATTCCAATTGGCGCATACGGTAGAACATGCTGAATTTCCTGTGCCTGCTGAAGATGGTAAACTGCAGGATGAGTGGGCTGTTCACCAGTTGAAGACCACTGCCAACTTTGCTACCGGCAATAAGCTGATATCCTGGTATGTAGGCGGATTGAATTTCCAGGTAGAACACCATTTATTCCCCAAGATCTCCCATATTCATTATCCTGAGATCAATAAGATCGTTAAGCAGGCATGTAAGGAGTATAACGTGGTTTATATCGAGTATCCGAAGATGTACCATGCTGTAATATCGCATGTGTCGTTCCTGCGCCAGATGGGCAGGGCTTAA